A segment of the Nitrosospira briensis C-128 genome:
CTGGTGGAATACGGCTTTCGCCTGCCTTCGGCGCTGGACAACCGCCCGCTACGGTTTGACGAATTCAGGAAAATCATGCCGCAAACGGTATTTGTTTCCGCGACTCCCGCGGAGTTTGAACGGGTGCACAGCGGGCAAGTCGTGGAGCAGGTGGTACGGCCCACCGGCCTGGTGGATCCGCAGATCGAGGTTCGTCCCGCTACAACCCAGGTCGATAATCTCATGTCCGAAGTCAGCCTGCGCACGGCCAAAGGCGAACGGGTATTGGTAACGACACTGACCAAACGCATGTCCGAGGATTTGACGGACTATTTTTCCGATCACGGTATCAAAGTACGCTACCTACACTCGGACATCGATACAGTGGAACGGGTAGAGATCATTCGCGACCTGCGGCTTGGGAAATTCGACGTGCTGGTGGGGATCAACCTGCTACGGGAGGGGTTGGATATACCCGAAGTATCGCTGGTAGCCATACTGGACGCCGACAAGGAAGGATTCCTGCGTTCCGAACGTTCCCTGATACAGACCATCGGCCGTGCCGCACGTCACATTAATGGCACCGCGATTTTATATGCCGACCGGATCACCAATTCCATGCGCCTGGCGATGGACGAAACCGAGCGTCGCCGCAATAAACAAACGTTGTTTAACCAGGAACACGGCATCACACCGCGAAGCGTACATAAGCGTGTGAAGGATTTGATCGATGGGGTTTACAACATTGAAACCGCCCAGCAGCATCTCAAGGCAGCGCAAGTGCAAGCGCGCTACGACTCGATGAGCGAAGCGCAACTGGCCAGGGAAATCAAGGCGTTCGAGAAGCAGATGCACGATGCCGCAAAGAACCTGGAATTCGAAAAAGCGGCAGAATATCGGGATGAACTAAAAAAGCTAAAAAACAAGCTCTTCGTGGGGTTTGTTGAACCAGAATCTGGGAAAGATCCGGAAAAAACAATTAAATATCAAAAAATACGGAAGGGCGCATAACATCGCTGAAAATCAGTCGCTTACCTCGCAATATTAATGTTGTTTCAAGCTAATTCACTATTGTGGCTGAATTGACGAAAATAATTTGATCAAAGGTTCGGTTGAGCGTTTTGCTATTGAAACCCTTCATAACCAGGCTCTGTTCAAAACGAACACGATCACCCACCTTTACTCGAGTAGTCGGGGCGGCGATCCAGAAACGTTTTTCAGTATTGGCCAACTCCATATAGGTATAACCTGGCGCATCCAACGTAGAAAGCACTTTGCCTTCATTGCTCGGCATTCCCGCGGCCGCGCTCGCAGTACTGGTACCTGCTGTTTCCGCCAGCACATGTAACGGGCTCAGCAGCATGAGTCCGATGGAAAAAGCTACCGTTAGGTGGGATATTCTCAAAATTGTCTCCAGGATCGATAATATTGGCAGGACGAAATCATACACCTCAATTCCTGAGGTTCCAACCGAAAAAATTGTTTCGCTTGGGTAGCGTACTGCTTCAGATGCTTATTTTTTGCTGAGAAGAAAGAAAATCAAGGACTTCCAGTCCAGGGATCAACCTTGCGATCAGGCGGAGGACCCGCTTGTCCAGGGGTAGATCGAGGATCAAAGACAAAAAGGGAGGGTGTGGAACCACCATCCAGCGCCGTCGGCGAACCAGGCAGGGTACGAGGCATCACCATGATGCCAGGGGCAAGCGTACTTGAAGATAGCGAATCTGTCGCAGACTGGGCACTGATGGCGTTGACACCCGCCTGATGATATTTACGCGCGCAAATTGCAGTTCCTTCCTCTATGCTGGTTCCTGCTTTCTGCTCTGCCGCTTCACAGCTCAATCTTTGATAGACAGCCATATATTCAGACGCTTCTTTGTACTGACCCGCTTTCATCAGTTCTCTCACATGAAGCTGTGCGTCCTTGAACTTGCTTTGGGGGTCCGGCTTTTCAAATATCGGAGGCGCATCCGCCGCTAATGCGACGGTTGAAATGATCGTGGTAAAAATAGCCAGAACTATAAGTTTCATGTTTTCTCCTTTCAATGAATGGAGTTTGAGAATTATAAGACGGCGCCCTAAAAAATTTGTAACGCTTATTTACTCATTCAATCATAAGCTGTTTTCAACAAGTTGAAAAGTGAAAGAATAAAGACAGCCGAACGGTTTCAAGTCAGATCCAAATCGCACGGATCATGTTCCCATATGGTCGTTGGAGCTACCGCAGCAAGATCTCCTGGACTTGTTGGTTTTACTTGTTGGTTTTATGTGTGGCGGTTTTCGGTCAATACCGTCTCAAGCCATGAGAACGCGCCATCGAAAGACGTGTCGGCATGCATGAATGCATCGAATCTGGGCATGGCCGACTGGTGAACCCCACGCCGGAGGACCACTTTCGCACATGTCCAAAGACCGGATTCTTGAGGTGGTGGGAGAGGTGGTTTACCCTCAAATAGCGTAGACGCTAAAGAAGATCAAAAAGGGTGAACTGGTCGAGTGGGCGAATGCAAAATTATCTGGCTTGCGCTGGTTGCGGGTAATCTCGACGTGTAGGCGCCGCAGGAATAATCTTAAAACTGTGCCGCTACAGACTCCTATCCGGGTCTGTAACGGCAAGAGGGAAGAGAACATATATGTGAAAACTCAGGATCGCGGAATTGACCTGCGCTCCGAAAAGTCGTCTTGGTTTCTATATGCCAATGCTGAAATGATTGACGCAGGGCGTCTTTGGACTAAAAGTCACTATTACCGGTATAACACTACCTTCCATGGAACACACTTGCGTGGCCGCCCCTGAGATGGATACATGAATACCTTGCATAGTGGGGCTTGAGATCCACCAGTTATTGGTCAAAATAAAATGTCCCTGGGCGACAATAAAATTTTCAACAACTATCACCTGGTTGGACTGATTCGTGATCTTCATGGTGCCTTGCACGGCAAAATTCAGTTCATTGGGATAAGTCCCAGCGCTATCGCATACTACAGTCTGGCCATTACCGGTTGCTGATTTAAACCAGTTTGCAACGGCAGTCGTTTTCTTTCTCCCAGCATTAACCATGATGTAGGCTTGATCATGGCCATCCTCCTTTTTTATGCCGGATGTAACGCCGTGATATGGCTGCCCCGATGTTATCGAGTGGCTTGTTTCTGTAAAACTAAAAGCTTTCAGGCCATTTATATCAAAAAATACAAAATTTTCATGAGCGGTAGCCACCTTATTCTCCTTTTTAGTTAATTTCAAGCGTGGAACTTACAGCCCAGTCTGGGTAACCATCCTTAATGGTTGTCCAATCGCCTGGTTCATGGAGGCTACCAATTCAGAACCGAAATCAAATTGAGGAATAGAACAGAAAAACCACCTCACTTACCGGTTGACAGCCTCGTCAGCCAGACCAGCCGCTCCGGAGCATGTTTTTGCATATGAGATTCCACTCAACGATTGGGAATAGCTCTTGGTCGCAGTTATTCCCTGGCTTAAAATCGCGCTAAATACTTGTCGATCCAGCCAACTTTTACATTGCAAGTCTGAATATTCAAGAATGAGAACCCTCATGCTGAAGCGTTGCCCAGAAAAAGGCCCGGCAAAGAGTAGTTGGCCTTGCCGGGCCAGAGACGCCTACTACAAGAGGGAGAAAAAAGTAGACGCCTGATGATAGTTTGCTCAATCGGCTTTAATCACTCTGTTCCCAACCGCACATAAGTGAATAATTTATTTACAGACCGCACCCGCGAAGATAATTTTAATTTGCGCATAATGTATATTATGTTAAATTGACTAATGCTCTTATGCTTTCACCCCGAACTTGAACTTCCCGCGACTAAAAACCCATCCGCGCTGATGCTGGTTTATGAGACACATTCCAGTGCCTTCCGCTCGTGGTAAATGAACGGCCTGATCGGCTGGTTCGTGTCGAGCGGAAAGATTTCTTGTCTTTCCCGTTTTTTTAGCTATAAACAATGTAAGTCATTTCAACCCGGATAATCCATTAGGACTAATGAATTATCCAGGTTCAATTCACAACAAAGCATTTTTCTCCTAAATTCCATGTCGTATACCTATAGGTCCATGGTTTAGAGTCAAAAAAACGGGGAGGAATAATGAATCTCAAACTTGCTAAGTCGCATCGTTGCAAATCAATGGGACTAAATCTCATCATTGTGGTAGCGCTTGCGCCGGCTTACGGACACGCGACCGATGCTGGAACCTCGGTCGGGATTTTTCTCGACCCGATACCATCATGCCCTCCTGCAACTTGTAGCGGGGTAGAAAGGAATTCTTTCAATTGGGGTAAGCCTATGCCTGGTCTTCTTGGTTCACAAGGTAACCTGACCTTTGTTGGAGATAGTTTTTCTCCTTCGGCAGGAGAGATTTTCAAATTAGGAACATTAACCTATCATAACGGCGTAACGATTTCAGGAACAGACGTTACCGAAATCAGGTTGGATATCCCGCTCAACTTTGACGACACAAGCAAAAATTTTACCTATCACACAAGTCTGAGTATTAACAATACGATGAACATCAGCAATCCAAACATCGGCACCCCTGAAGCCAATGCTGATATCGTAAGCTTCGTGGGTGATACTTTTCCATATACCTTTCATGTCCTGGAAGGGGCAACAGCCTCAGTTGATCTTATGGTCAAATTGACTCCAACCGAGAATCACCTCCAATTAGTCGGCCTGGCAAATCCAACTACTGGAGGTTCTGTCAGCATCGTACCTATAATGGACGTCGGCAGAAGTTGGTAGCCTGCTATAAAAAGAGCAAGTGACGAGTGAAAGCAAGCATAAGAATTTTAGTGGTGACTCAAGGCCAAAGTACCCTGGAAGCGCTCCAGGATCTTGGCTACCCCTTGGATACCGGCGCTCGCGCGGGGGCTGTAATCAAGGCGCTTGTTGGGTTTGTGTGCTTCACTCTTAAAACTTGATGGTACGCGCTTCATCTTTGGCTTCCTGGATGCGTTCCATCAGCGTTAGCACGTCACGCAGCGAGCACGACAATCGATCAAGCTTCCAAACGACCGATACCTCGCCTTTGCGGAGTTGGTCGAGTAGACGGTAAAGTTCGAGGAAATCTCACTGACCGCCGGAGGCCTTCTCGCGGAAGATGCGTTCACAGCCTGCCGCCCTCAGTGCGGCTGCTTGGAATGCCATTGCTTTTAAGGAGTATCGTTGCGCAAACGGCCCCTTGCGCAATTGCACCAAGACTCGCAACATGTGGAACTGAATGCGCGATTGAGTAATCAAAACAGACGCATCGAAGGAACATCATGATGCTTAAGCTCTACGGTTTTTCCAAGGTCAACGCTTACGCATGCGGGCACACCCGCGACCTGCGCGTGCTGTGGGCACTCGAAGAGATGCAACTGCCTTTCGAGCTGGTCGGCATGGACCACCCCGCATACGACCTGAACACCGAAGCCTATCGCCAGTTGAGCCCTTTCGAACAGATTCCGGCGATCGATGATGGCGGGTTGGTGTTGTCCGAATCCGCCGCCATTGTCGTTTACCTAGCGAAGAAGTCCGACCGCTTGATTCCCGGCGACCACGCGGGCGAGGCGCAGGTAATACGCTGGTGTTTTACCGCGATGAACTCGGTGGAACCGCCGTTGCTTAGCCTGATGGTGCACGACTGGACAGCAGATGGGCGTTGCAGCAAGCCCCGCGATTTCCTGGTCGGCTGGGTCAATCGGGTGTTGACGAACCTTGAGCGCTGGTTCGCCGACCGCGACTTCGTCGCGACAAAAGATTTCACGGTCGCCGACATCCTGATGGCACACGTGCTGCTCTCGGGCATCAAGGACGAGGGATTGATCGTGCCATATCCACGAGTCGCGTCGTATCGAGATCGGTGCCTAGCCCGGCCCGCGTGGAAGCACACCATCGCGGCGTACGGCGCACGGGTCGAGGCGGGATAGATCGTCAAAGCCAGCCGCGACGCCCATAAAGTCCCTTCTGCCTCAAAGCCCTACTTGCTGTGCTGCGTCTTAGCGTGCTTAAATTTCCATTTTACCGAAGCGGCGCGGCTCGGTGCTGCATGCCTTCGACAGCACGGTACCGGAACCGCTGCCCGCTGCAGGTGACAATCTGGACAAGAAACGCCCCGCCCTGCCCTTTCAAGGTCACGCCCGACACACCGCCGGCGTTACTTGCAGCGCGTAGCTGCTCTATAGTCATGCTTTGCATGGTCGGGTCCTTGTTAATATCCAATTAAACTGGATTTAGTGTGTGTGATTCCTAGGAGACATGCAACGGTAGATAAAAAAAAGGGGCATACGCACCTACCGGTCACCGCAACATTGCCGCTGAGCGCTGGCACTTGGTCAGTTGCGGTTATTCATGGTCGACCTCGATGGAATACAGGTCGGCCTGCCTCCCATTTTATTCTTTACGCAAATATCTTCCGTGTCTTTCATATGGAGCGATATTTTGCGGGATAATGGGCGTTCCAACTGGACAAATCAGAAGCTCCCTATGCACCTCTCAATTATCATTCCTGCTTTTAATGAAGAGCGTCTGATTGAAGAATGCTTGCAATCCATTTCTACATCACTTGCCGCAAATTACAAACCCGGTTTCACATCGGAGATTATTGTGGTGGACAACAATTCCACTGACAACACGGCCAATCTGGCAAGACAGGCAGGCGCCCGGGTTGTGTTTGAGCCGGTCAATCAGATCGGCCGGGCACGCAATACCGGCGCGGCTGAGGCGACAGGCGACTGGCTGTTGTTTGTGGATGCGGACAGTTATTTAAATACCGGGCTGCTGGCCGATATCCTGCGGCTTATCGAAGAAGGCAAGAGCGTGGGCTGTGGCAGCACGATACAAATGCCGGGATTGCCGTGGTGGGCAAGTGCGACTTTGAAGCTCTGGACAGGTATATCGGTTCTATTTGGCTGGGCAGCCGGAGCGCTGGTCGTATCCCGCAGCGATGCGTTTCGCGACGTCGGCGGCTTCGACCAGGAACTTTACGCTGCCGACGAGATAGGCTTGAGTCAGAAACTAAGAAAATGGGGACAACAGCGCGGGCTTCAATTCGTCATCTTGACCAAACATCCTCTGGAGTCGTCACCGCGCAAGGTGCAGCTTTACTCCGCGGGAGAGATTAGCGGCCAGATCCTGCGCGTCATGCTGCACCCGCGCCGGTCGTTGCAAGACAAAAAGCAGTTGCCGGTCTGGTATGACGGGCGGCGCTAAAAACATATTGATGGTTGTAACAACCCGCCCCTATTCTCCCCTTCTGGCTCTTCTCGTTGACGGAAATCGAAAATCCGGTGTTACGCAACACGGGTGCAATCCCGGAAAACCGCATCCTGGGCGCCCGCCTCTTCGACGTGAGGCAGCTCATCAAGGCGCAGCGATACCTGGTGTGATGGCGGCATTCGGCAGGCTGCC
Coding sequences within it:
- a CDS encoding NrfJ-related protein, yielding MRISHLTVAFSIGLMLLSPLHVLAETAGTSTASAAAGMPSNEGKVLSTLDAPGYTYMELANTEKRFWIAAPTTRVKVGDRVRFEQSLVMKGFNSKTLNRTFDQIIFVNSATIVN
- a CDS encoding choice-of-anchor K domain-containing protein; this translates as MNLKLAKSHRCKSMGLNLIIVVALAPAYGHATDAGTSVGIFLDPIPSCPPATCSGVERNSFNWGKPMPGLLGSQGNLTFVGDSFSPSAGEIFKLGTLTYHNGVTISGTDVTEIRLDIPLNFDDTSKNFTYHTSLSINNTMNISNPNIGTPEANADIVSFVGDTFPYTFHVLEGATASVDLMVKLTPTENHLQLVGLANPTTGGSVSIVPIMDVGRSW
- a CDS encoding glutathione S-transferase family protein; protein product: MMLKLYGFSKVNAYACGHTRDLRVLWALEEMQLPFELVGMDHPAYDLNTEAYRQLSPFEQIPAIDDGGLVLSESAAIVVYLAKKSDRLIPGDHAGEAQVIRWCFTAMNSVEPPLLSLMVHDWTADGRCSKPRDFLVGWVNRVLTNLERWFADRDFVATKDFTVADILMAHVLLSGIKDEGLIVPYPRVASYRDRCLARPAWKHTIAAYGARVEAG
- a CDS encoding glycosyltransferase family 2 protein, with amino-acid sequence MHLSIIIPAFNEERLIEECLQSISTSLAANYKPGFTSEIIVVDNNSTDNTANLARQAGARVVFEPVNQIGRARNTGAAEATGDWLLFVDADSYLNTGLLADILRLIEEGKSVGCGSTIQMPGLPWWASATLKLWTGISVLFGWAAGALVVSRSDAFRDVGGFDQELYAADEIGLSQKLRKWGQQRGLQFVILTKHPLESSPRKVQLYSAGEISGQILRVMLHPRRSLQDKKQLPVWYDGRR